From the genome of Candidatus Electrothrix communis, one region includes:
- a CDS encoding transporter substrate-binding domain-containing protein yields the protein MRKYIILIRRRKTNRIFSVSAVMIVLVLSLLNIFFIRTGCAANRDSVERAAEVQNAAQGVRADLIGLTAEELDWIEKHPVFRVGTFSLPPYIIQNHQGPPVGYMPDLLRTLSARVGLTPEFVWFDQLAEVLKQVEQENLEAAMAMVRTEERSRLFTFSAETMPLNMAIFARVDNDAIHELASLQGKRLASYTGYSLQKIMQEQIPDASFVMAEDAVNMLQLVVRGQADAAIQELHSGQYLLRNYYLNNLEVKDYAQFRGLDQLQGHSYLVRRDLPLLQSILDKAYLSLSEEDKQNIWKKWLGSSDLPRPLFTEEEQQWLAAHPTIPFTFDPDRAPVEFTDEQCVDEQCRPQGISGDYLLHLEKILDVQFKPVFSESWNQARQRVENGRALLLPALAETPEREKDFLFTSPYLSLPVAIFSAANVAYLGDLEALDGKKVAVVDGYAVQEWLLRDHPQLDLLPVETIAQALHMVAKGEAFAFVGALLPTSYYIGQTGLTQIRVAGETPYTYQLSMAVPKKFPLLRSILQKGTDTISKPERDAVYHRWISVQYTHAVDYRLLLTVSAGAALLLLLFSFWTWRMIREVRLRRKTEEALREKEHLLSDIIQFFPEAVLVIDREGVVLAWNRAMEELTGVAAEEMLGKGDYAYAVPFYGKPKPILIDLAGRSVLELENPYAQVHIEGDRITAENSSVSLQGRPVCLLGNASVLRNSQEEIIAAIESIRDVTADRQAEIELRQARDTAESAAKAKSEFLATMSHEIRTPMNAIINLIRLLLDTRLNREQQKYAEISMRSSELLLSLINDILDFSKIEAGKLELDQTAFDLRELVETVSNPMRMNAEDKGLYLHLEISSEVHPFLIGDPVRLQQILLNFLNNAVKFTERGGINLRITAQEEKNDLLRLKMSVRDTGIGIPEDRMDRLFRSFSQADASTSRKYGGTGLGLAICKRLSEFMGGRAGVISEQGKGSTFWFTVRVQKTTEDALMNKKETTCLHGSLPLAPSLLLVEDNKINQYVALSILKKFELDADVAENGAQALEMLREKEYDVVFMDIQMPEMDGFEATRRIRSPDSGVLRHDVPIIAMTADATREGREKCFTAGMNDYIPKPVNREHLFSVLQQQLSREQTKIPRKTKECPAEEAQRKMPREEDGEQENSPDISLDHLPIFDQAALVERIGGYDEGIDEFVHEFPVFLAQDIKELQSALNKKDLEGILSSAHKIKGMCANASAERVREAACHMESAARKGDLDAVRSLFSLLEQEEEALREYLAPQSDPSSKR from the coding sequence ATGAGGAAGTATATTATCTTGATCCGCAGGCGAAAAACAAATAGGATTTTTTCTGTTTCTGCAGTAATGATCGTGCTGGTCCTGTCTCTCCTCAATATTTTTTTTATCAGGACAGGTTGTGCAGCGAATAGAGATTCTGTTGAACGCGCCGCCGAGGTGCAGAATGCTGCACAAGGTGTCCGGGCAGACCTTATCGGCCTGACAGCGGAAGAGCTGGACTGGATTGAAAAACATCCTGTCTTTCGAGTCGGTACATTTTCTCTCCCTCCCTATATTATTCAGAATCATCAAGGCCCCCCTGTCGGTTACATGCCGGATCTGCTCCGTACTCTCAGTGCACGAGTCGGGCTGACCCCGGAATTTGTTTGGTTCGATCAGCTGGCCGAGGTGCTGAAGCAGGTGGAGCAGGAGAATCTTGAAGCGGCAATGGCCATGGTCCGCACAGAGGAACGGTCTCGACTTTTCACGTTTTCCGCAGAAACCATGCCCTTGAATATGGCGATTTTTGCCCGTGTTGATAATGACGCTATCCATGAGTTGGCATCATTACAAGGGAAACGCCTGGCTTCCTATACGGGATATTCTCTGCAAAAAATTATGCAGGAGCAGATTCCCGATGCCTCTTTTGTGATGGCCGAAGATGCGGTGAATATGCTTCAGCTTGTTGTTCGCGGTCAGGCTGATGCGGCGATTCAGGAGTTACACAGCGGGCAGTACCTGTTGCGAAATTATTATTTAAACAATCTTGAGGTGAAAGATTATGCACAGTTCCGTGGGCTTGATCAGCTTCAGGGCCATTCCTATCTTGTGCGCCGGGATCTGCCGCTGCTTCAGTCGATTCTGGACAAAGCCTATCTCTCTCTGAGCGAGGAAGATAAGCAGAATATCTGGAAAAAATGGCTGGGAAGCTCGGATCTTCCCCGGCCGCTGTTTACCGAGGAGGAACAGCAATGGCTGGCTGCGCATCCGACCATCCCCTTTACCTTTGATCCTGACCGGGCCCCGGTTGAATTTACTGATGAGCAATGTGTTGATGAACAATGCCGTCCCCAAGGTATTTCAGGGGACTATCTGCTTCATCTGGAAAAAATTCTGGACGTTCAATTCAAACCGGTTTTCTCTGAATCCTGGAATCAGGCGCGGCAGCGGGTCGAAAACGGTCGGGCACTGCTGCTGCCCGCCTTGGCCGAGACCCCTGAACGAGAGAAGGATTTTCTTTTTACTTCCCCTTATCTGTCTCTGCCGGTGGCGATTTTTTCCGCCGCCAATGTGGCCTACCTCGGTGACCTTGAGGCCCTGGACGGGAAAAAAGTGGCTGTCGTAGACGGCTATGCTGTCCAGGAATGGCTGTTGCGGGATCATCCGCAGCTTGATCTGCTGCCTGTGGAAACAATTGCGCAGGCCCTGCACATGGTGGCGAAGGGCGAAGCCTTCGCCTTTGTCGGCGCCCTCCTGCCGACGAGCTATTATATCGGGCAGACCGGTCTGACTCAAATTCGGGTAGCGGGAGAAACACCCTATACCTATCAGTTGAGCATGGCTGTCCCAAAAAAATTTCCTCTCCTGCGAAGCATTCTGCAGAAAGGAACAGATACGATCTCCAAACCGGAACGCGATGCCGTCTACCATCGTTGGATTTCAGTTCAGTACACGCATGCTGTTGATTATCGTTTACTTTTAACGGTATCGGCAGGAGCAGCCCTTCTTCTTTTGTTGTTCAGCTTTTGGACTTGGCGCATGATCAGGGAGGTGAGACTGCGGAGAAAAACCGAGGAGGCCTTACGGGAAAAGGAACATCTCCTTTCCGATATCATTCAGTTTTTCCCGGAAGCTGTACTGGTTATTGACAGGGAAGGCGTTGTTTTAGCCTGGAACAGGGCAATGGAGGAACTGACCGGTGTTGCAGCGGAAGAAATGCTGGGCAAGGGAGATTATGCCTATGCCGTGCCTTTTTACGGAAAACCCAAGCCAATCCTTATTGATTTGGCGGGACGATCTGTGTTGGAACTTGAAAACCCATATGCTCAAGTACATATAGAGGGTGACAGGATAACGGCGGAAAACTCGAGTGTCAGCCTGCAAGGCAGGCCCGTCTGTCTGCTCGGCAACGCCTCAGTACTCAGGAATTCGCAGGAAGAAATTATCGCCGCCATAGAATCCATTCGCGACGTGACAGCAGATCGGCAGGCTGAAATCGAGTTACGTCAGGCCAGGGATACAGCGGAATCAGCGGCAAAGGCCAAGTCGGAATTTCTCGCCACCATGAGTCATGAGATCAGAACGCCCATGAACGCGATCATTAATCTGATCCGTTTGCTGCTGGATACCCGGCTGAACCGGGAACAGCAAAAATACGCTGAAATATCAATGCGTTCGTCAGAGTTACTTCTTTCTCTGATCAACGATATTCTCGATTTTTCCAAGATTGAGGCCGGTAAGCTTGAACTCGACCAGACAGCCTTTGATCTCAGAGAGCTGGTGGAAACCGTAAGCAACCCCATGCGCATGAATGCCGAAGATAAGGGGTTGTATCTTCATTTGGAAATCTCCTCGGAGGTACATCCCTTCCTCATCGGTGATCCGGTGCGCCTCCAGCAGATTCTGCTGAACTTTCTCAATAATGCCGTCAAATTTACCGAGCGCGGCGGCATCAATCTGCGTATTACCGCGCAGGAGGAGAAAAACGACCTCCTTCGGCTCAAGATGAGCGTGCGTGATACCGGTATCGGTATCCCGGAGGACAGGATGGACCGCCTTTTTCGCTCCTTTTCCCAAGCTGATGCATCGACTTCCCGGAAATATGGAGGCACCGGTCTGGGCCTGGCTATCTGTAAACGATTAAGCGAGTTCATGGGGGGACGGGCAGGGGTTATAAGCGAACAGGGAAAGGGAAGCACCTTTTGGTTCACAGTACGGGTTCAGAAAACAACCGAAGATGCTCTTATGAACAAAAAAGAGACAACTTGCCTTCATGGTTCCCTGCCCCTTGCTCCCAGTCTTTTGCTGGTGGAAGACAATAAGATCAATCAATATGTGGCCCTTTCTATTTTAAAGAAATTCGAGCTGGATGCGGATGTGGCGGAGAACGGGGCGCAGGCCCTTGAGATGTTGCGAGAAAAAGAGTATGATGTCGTCTTTATGGATATTCAGATGCCGGAGATGGACGGTTTTGAAGCGACCCGACGTATTCGCAGCCCCGACTCCGGTGTCCTGCGGCATGATGTGCCGATTATCGCCATGACAGCCGATGCCACCAGAGAAGGTCGGGAGAAATGCTTTACCGCCGGGATGAACGATTATATTCCCAAACCGGTTAATCGGGAGCATCTGTTCAGTGTGCTTCAGCAGCAGCTCAGTCGGGAACAAACGAAAATCCCGAGAAAAACAAAAGAATGTCCGGCAGAGGAAGCGCAACGAAAAATGCCGAGAGAAGAAGATGGGGAACAGGAAAATTCACCGGATATTTCCCTGGATCATCTTCCGATTTTTGACCAGGCTGCTCTGGTGGAACGTATAGGCGGATACGATGAGGGCATTGACGAGTTTGTGCATGAGTTCCCCGTTTTTCTGGCTCAGGATATCAAAGAATTACAATCAGCACTAAATAAAAAAGATTTGGAAGGTATCCTGAGCAGTGCTCATAAAATTAAGGGCATGTGCGCCAATGCCTCGGCGGAACGGGTTCGGGAGGCGGCATGTCATATGGAGTCCGCTGCTAGGAAAGGAGATCTTGATGCTGTTCGTTCGTTATTCAGCCTACTTGAGCAGGAAGAAGAGGCGTTGCGCGAGTATCTTGCCCCTCAAAGCGATCCCTCTTCAAAACGATAG
- a CDS encoding zinc ribbon domain-containing protein: MPIYEYVCKKCTKHFEVLSTSSNEAETVKCPECQSLEVKKTISSGTFRMSSGGSDIPCGPPSGCPSNSGFS, translated from the coding sequence ATGCCCATCTATGAGTATGTCTGTAAAAAATGTACAAAGCATTTCGAGGTGCTCAGCACTTCATCCAATGAAGCTGAAACGGTGAAATGCCCGGAATGCCAAAGCCTTGAGGTGAAGAAAACAATCTCTTCAGGTACTTTCCGGATGAGTTCAGGCGGATCCGATATTCCCTGCGGCCCGCCCTCAGGTTGTCCGTCTAACTCCGGTTTTTCCTGA
- a CDS encoding uracil-DNA glycosylase, with the protein MSAQKKDLTPSSGREPAEKIDPAALALLTGQVRNLLAFHQEMGLMSYPAAPALRQLLTRTQRQQPASITSFGEQGRGRQNLPGLTAHQQGGQQRHQAKKPAPPHRPPEQKSRLTTARPTAETVGTVQQQLKALNQELAHCRCCTQSTDAVNSSVILGQGSPTPLLLVVGDCFIGTPSEQGQVWGKEEDAMLWRMMQAIGLDQSSVYVTNAIKCPQPEPVQPGSLMEQACFSHLEKEIQIIRPRVICAMGDTVTRALLKTKAPLARLRGSFRPYRSPQGDMAKVMPTFHPRLLLQHPEMKQATWKDLQAVQRMLQASPRVA; encoded by the coding sequence TTGTCAGCCCAAAAAAAAGATCTCACCCCATCATCGGGTAGAGAACCAGCAGAAAAAATTGATCCGGCAGCACTGGCCTTGTTGACCGGACAGGTCCGCAACCTCCTTGCTTTTCATCAGGAAATGGGCCTTATGTCCTATCCTGCTGCGCCTGCATTGCGCCAGTTGCTCACCCGTACTCAGAGACAACAACCAGCCTCAATCACTTCTTTTGGCGAGCAGGGCAGGGGGCGGCAAAATTTACCAGGGCTTACTGCGCATCAACAGGGGGGGCAACAGAGGCATCAAGCTAAAAAACCAGCTCCTCCTCACAGGCCGCCTGAACAAAAAAGTAGGCTAACGACCGCACGGCCCACAGCCGAGACTGTCGGAACCGTTCAGCAGCAACTGAAGGCGCTCAATCAGGAGCTGGCTCATTGCCGATGCTGTACCCAGAGTACTGATGCCGTAAATTCGAGTGTCATCTTAGGGCAGGGAAGCCCGACCCCTCTTTTGCTGGTGGTGGGTGACTGCTTTATCGGTACTCCATCGGAGCAGGGCCAGGTTTGGGGCAAGGAAGAGGATGCCATGCTCTGGAGGATGATGCAGGCTATCGGGCTTGATCAAAGCTCGGTCTATGTTACTAATGCGATAAAATGTCCGCAGCCAGAGCCTGTACAACCGGGCTCCTTAATGGAACAAGCCTGTTTTTCTCACCTGGAAAAGGAGATACAGATCATTCGGCCGAGGGTGATCTGTGCTATGGGTGATACAGTGACTCGGGCTTTGCTCAAGACCAAGGCCCCGTTGGCGCGACTGCGGGGGAGCTTTCGCCCCTATCGCTCTCCGCAAGGGGATATGGCAAAGGTCATGCCGACTTTTCATCCCCGTTTACTCTTACAGCACCCGGAAATGAAACAGGCCACCTGGAAGGATCTTCAGGCGGTGCAGAGAATGTTGCAAGCTTCTCCCCGTGTTGCGTAG
- a CDS encoding rhodanese-like domain-containing protein: MKKKLVMTATIGICMSIASAVWSYDAEMATSYAKLFAPAEGVKVGKELHFINPDGFIKNLQAGKEYVALDVRTSGEAAMLGMTMPGSMAIPVNELFKEENLKRIPTDKMVLIICKSGARATVAGTALRHIGFDNVYILKGGLQALSAAYGPKQGASIAKK, encoded by the coding sequence GTGAAGAAAAAATTAGTCATGACCGCCACAATCGGAATATGCATGAGCATTGCTTCTGCAGTATGGTCGTATGATGCCGAAATGGCTACAAGCTATGCAAAGCTGTTTGCCCCGGCAGAGGGTGTTAAGGTGGGCAAGGAATTGCATTTTATTAACCCGGACGGTTTTATCAAAAATCTTCAGGCCGGAAAAGAATACGTGGCTCTTGACGTACGAACTTCAGGAGAAGCGGCAATGTTGGGGATGACTATGCCTGGCAGCATGGCTATTCCGGTCAACGAACTGTTCAAAGAGGAAAACCTGAAACGTATTCCTACTGACAAGATGGTCCTGATTATCTGCAAGTCCGGTGCGCGGGCCACCGTGGCCGGGACAGCCCTGCGTCATATCGGATTTGATAACGTCTACATCCTCAAAGGAGGGTTACAGGCGTTGAGCGCGGCTTACGGCCCCAAGCAGGGTGCTTCTATCGCGAAGAAATAG
- a CDS encoding LD-carboxypeptidase, whose amino-acid sequence MSLPILPPRLYPGDTVGVIYPAGPARDQAKLEKGLQVLRDLDLRVRHYHPDNSGPDYLAADDEQRIMKFYRLWNDDEVKALISARGGYGCLRIIAKMNPQLFRSKPKWLIGFSDLTVLLNGIFAATGLVTLHGPMVTTLPNADQLSFQRFKEALSGDFRPLAPTKDFEILRSGRGQGRLAGGNLTTLTHLIGTPWQPQVSGCTLFLEDTGEPLYKLDRMLTHLACCGLLDNLAGLVLGVFDPGHYDRLEMIRLNEQVWNRVLELTQGAAYPIWGGLPIGHQQGNVALPIGMEVVMDSITGTLNFLPRSCQAA is encoded by the coding sequence ATGTCCCTTCCCATCCTCCCTCCTCGCCTTTACCCCGGAGATACCGTTGGGGTAATCTATCCAGCTGGTCCAGCACGAGATCAGGCAAAGCTGGAAAAAGGTCTCCAAGTTCTGAGGGACCTGGACCTCCGTGTCCGCCATTATCATCCCGACAACAGCGGTCCTGACTACCTTGCCGCAGATGATGAACAACGCATCATGAAATTTTACCGGCTTTGGAACGACGACGAGGTCAAGGCCCTGATTTCGGCCAGGGGCGGCTACGGCTGCCTGCGCATTATAGCAAAAATGAATCCCCAACTGTTCCGTTCCAAACCCAAATGGTTGATCGGCTTCAGCGACCTGACCGTCCTGCTGAACGGGATCTTCGCAGCTACCGGCCTTGTCACTCTGCACGGGCCTATGGTCACTACGCTGCCGAATGCGGACCAGCTTTCTTTTCAGCGCTTCAAGGAGGCCTTGAGTGGTGATTTCCGTCCCCTTGCCCCGACCAAGGACTTTGAAATCCTGCGTTCAGGAAGAGGGCAGGGGAGGCTTGCTGGTGGAAATTTGACCACTCTTACCCATTTGATCGGCACCCCTTGGCAACCGCAGGTATCCGGCTGCACCCTTTTTCTTGAAGATACCGGTGAACCGCTTTATAAACTTGATCGCATGCTTACCCATCTTGCCTGTTGCGGCCTGCTGGACAACCTTGCCGGGCTGGTTCTCGGTGTTTTTGATCCTGGTCATTATGACCGTCTGGAAATGATTCGCTTGAATGAACAGGTTTGGAACCGCGTTTTAGAACTGACCCAAGGTGCAGCTTATCCGATTTGGGGCGGCCTCCCGATCGGTCATCAGCAGGGAAATGTTGCCTTGCCTATTGGTATGGAAGTCGTGATGGACAGCATAACCGGAACCTTGAACTTTCTGCCTCGGAGTTGTCAAGCGGCCTGA
- the gdhA gene encoding NADP-specific glutamate dehydrogenase, translating into MENIPAHIVQRDPDQKEFLQAVSELLETVKPVLDRNPEYRSQAIIERITEPERVIIFRVPWMDDQGRVQVNRGFRVEMNSAIGPYKGGLRFHPSVTLSIIKFLAFEQVFKNSLTTLQMGGGKGGADFDPKGRSDGEVMRFCQAFMTELSRHIGPNTDVPAGDIGVGAREIGYLFGMYKKIRNEFTGVITGKGLSWGGSLIRPQATGYGLVYFTAEMLAESGDSLEGKNCLISGSGNVAQYTAEKILQLGGRVLTLSDSSGYIYDEEGIDAEKLRHVMQLKNIRRARIREYSEKYPQAVYTAVNPDLDHDPLWNHKADCAMPCATQNEINEQDAQHLLKNGVGLVCEGANMPCTPDAIDLFVENKIIYGPGKAANAGGVAVSGLEMSQNSMRLAWPEDEVDKHLRRIMKSIHTTCIDAADEYGLPRNYLAGANIAGFVKVVNAMLDQGLV; encoded by the coding sequence ATGGAAAATATCCCTGCCCATATTGTTCAGCGTGATCCTGACCAAAAAGAATTCCTCCAGGCGGTTTCAGAGCTTCTTGAAACAGTGAAGCCGGTTCTTGACCGCAATCCCGAGTACCGCAGTCAAGCAATCATTGAACGCATCACCGAACCGGAACGGGTCATTATATTTAGGGTGCCCTGGATGGACGATCAGGGCAGGGTGCAGGTGAATCGAGGTTTCCGGGTTGAGATGAATTCAGCTATCGGCCCGTATAAGGGAGGTTTACGTTTCCATCCTTCAGTGACCCTGTCCATTATTAAATTTCTTGCCTTTGAGCAGGTCTTTAAAAACAGCTTGACCACGCTTCAGATGGGCGGAGGGAAGGGCGGTGCAGATTTCGATCCCAAGGGCCGCTCTGATGGCGAGGTTATGCGTTTTTGTCAGGCATTTATGACCGAATTATCCCGCCATATCGGTCCGAACACCGACGTTCCGGCTGGCGATATCGGGGTAGGGGCCAGAGAAATCGGGTACCTCTTTGGGATGTATAAAAAAATACGTAACGAATTTACCGGGGTCATCACCGGAAAGGGTTTGAGCTGGGGCGGCAGCCTGATCCGGCCGCAGGCTACCGGCTATGGCCTGGTCTATTTTACAGCGGAAATGCTGGCAGAAAGCGGCGATTCCCTGGAGGGGAAAAACTGTTTGATTTCAGGGTCTGGAAATGTTGCCCAGTACACAGCGGAAAAGATCCTTCAGCTGGGTGGTCGAGTGCTTACATTGTCCGATTCATCCGGATATATCTATGATGAAGAGGGCATTGATGCGGAAAAACTCCGACATGTGATGCAGCTGAAAAATATTCGGCGGGCACGTATCCGTGAATACTCTGAAAAATATCCGCAAGCAGTCTACACTGCGGTTAATCCAGATCTTGATCATGATCCGCTTTGGAATCATAAAGCAGACTGCGCAATGCCTTGCGCGACCCAGAATGAAATCAATGAGCAGGATGCACAGCATCTCCTGAAAAATGGTGTAGGCCTTGTTTGCGAAGGGGCAAATATGCCATGCACGCCTGATGCTATTGACTTGTTTGTAGAAAATAAAATTATTTATGGGCCTGGAAAGGCTGCCAATGCTGGCGGTGTCGCCGTCTCAGGCCTGGAGATGTCACAGAACTCCATGCGGCTTGCTTGGCCTGAAGATGAAGTCGATAAACATTTGCGCAGGATTATGAAGTCCATCCACACAACCTGTATAGATGCTGCTGACGAATACGGGCTCCCGAGAAATTATTTGGCTGGAGCCAATATTGCCGGGTTTGTCAAGGTGGTCAATGCCATGCTTGATCAGGGGTTGGTCTAA